The following coding sequences lie in one Candidatus Nitrospira allomarina genomic window:
- a CDS encoding glycosyltransferase family 9 protein has translation MNITPQRILVIKLSSLGDIVHALPAVAALRQRFPQARLTWMVKEIWAPILEGNPDIDDILSVNVSWQNWPHIIRTLRRGQFDLVVDFQGLFRSGIFGMMTGARTRVGFARAREGATWLYTHQVPLPETKPSSWRLLEVHAVDRNVAITTFLGARSSTPVFHLPQSSTDRLTIETMLQDAHVRDHEHLIALAPWTRAAMKSWPFQRFVDLAIELVQWPDVRVVLLGGASDISAAGAFDRLVPQGLINLVGRLSLPQLPSLLRRMHLLIGNDSALIHLAAGVGIPVVAIFGPTHPKATGPYPFGKHVIVRMELPCSPCGARTCKNPNYLECMESISLENLIREIKGIVGGLSLRKNDRVPATQFSAKP, from the coding sequence ATGAACATCACTCCTCAACGCATCCTGGTCATCAAATTAAGTTCGCTGGGCGATATTGTTCATGCCCTTCCAGCAGTAGCTGCGTTGCGTCAGCGGTTCCCGCAAGCCCGACTGACCTGGATGGTTAAAGAGATCTGGGCCCCGATTCTGGAAGGGAACCCCGATATTGATGACATTTTGTCTGTGAATGTGTCTTGGCAGAATTGGCCGCATATCATTCGTACACTCCGAAGAGGGCAGTTCGATCTGGTTGTGGATTTTCAAGGGCTGTTTCGTTCAGGAATCTTCGGCATGATGACTGGGGCTCGAACCCGCGTGGGTTTTGCGCGAGCCCGGGAAGGGGCGACCTGGTTGTATACACACCAGGTGCCTTTGCCCGAGACGAAACCTTCCTCCTGGCGTTTGCTGGAGGTCCATGCCGTTGATCGGAATGTCGCGATCACCACATTTCTGGGCGCACGCTCATCGACTCCGGTGTTCCATCTGCCTCAATCCTCTACCGATCGTCTCACAATCGAAACGATGCTTCAGGATGCACACGTCCGGGACCATGAACATTTGATTGCTTTGGCACCTTGGACACGGGCTGCCATGAAGTCCTGGCCGTTTCAACGGTTTGTGGATCTGGCCATCGAACTGGTGCAGTGGCCCGATGTTCGTGTTGTACTTTTGGGTGGGGCTTCAGATATCTCTGCTGCCGGGGCATTTGACCGTCTCGTGCCTCAGGGGCTGATCAATCTGGTCGGACGACTGTCTCTTCCTCAATTACCCTCACTCTTGCGAAGAATGCACCTGCTCATTGGAAACGATTCGGCGCTCATTCACCTTGCAGCGGGAGTGGGCATTCCGGTGGTCGCGATCTTTGGCCCTACGCATCCCAAAGCCACAGGTCCCTATCCCTTTGGAAAGCATGTTATCGTACGCATGGAATTGCCCTGCAGTCCCTGTGGAGCACGAACATGCAAAAATCCCAACTATCTGGAATGCATGGAATCGATCTCGCTCGAGAATCTCATTCGTGAGATCAAAGGAATCGTCGGAGGCCTCTCTCTTCGAAAAAACGATCGTGTGCCGGCAACACAATTCTCGGCGAAACCGTAA
- the waaF gene encoding lipopolysaccharide heptosyltransferase II codes for MNILVRVPNWIGDAVMCLPALMDLRNHDPHAKITVLARPIIGELLEGHPGVDEVMMYVYQGEHQGLLGLWHLIQLVKRKNFDRAVLFQNAFEAALIAWVAGIPSRIGYATDGRRWLLSQPVPRPDRATLHHTKYYQELVKAITHSPGKNDGSPQLFISSEVRHACARQFPEIFLPSDGLVIGINPGSVYGSAKRWIPERFAEVGDRLVEQLTKEFPGAPFVRCVLIGGKGEEALAQDIARRMRYEPIVLSGRTTIRELMGVLTRCSVLVTNDTGPMHVAQALGVPVAAIFGSTDPSTTSPHGQFSGVVTASVRCAPCLLRACPIDHRCMTQVSVEQVVEVALSQIRMPSGYGNEGRIRGHVG; via the coding sequence ATGAACATTCTCGTCCGTGTTCCCAACTGGATCGGAGATGCCGTGATGTGCTTGCCGGCTCTCATGGATTTACGAAATCATGATCCGCATGCCAAGATCACGGTGTTGGCCAGGCCGATCATCGGAGAGTTGTTGGAAGGACATCCGGGCGTGGATGAGGTCATGATGTATGTCTATCAAGGGGAACATCAGGGCCTTCTCGGCCTCTGGCACCTCATTCAACTTGTGAAAAGGAAAAATTTTGATCGTGCGGTATTATTCCAGAATGCCTTTGAAGCGGCCCTCATTGCCTGGGTGGCCGGCATCCCCTCCCGCATCGGGTATGCGACAGACGGACGGCGTTGGCTTCTGTCCCAGCCTGTGCCCAGACCGGATCGGGCTACCCTGCATCATACGAAATATTATCAGGAACTCGTGAAGGCCATCACCCACTCTCCCGGGAAAAACGACGGGTCCCCTCAACTTTTTATTTCTTCTGAGGTGAGGCATGCCTGTGCCAGACAGTTTCCTGAGATCTTTCTTCCATCAGACGGTCTGGTCATTGGGATTAATCCCGGTTCGGTGTATGGATCGGCCAAGCGATGGATACCGGAACGTTTCGCGGAGGTGGGTGATCGGCTGGTTGAGCAGCTGACAAAAGAATTTCCGGGAGCTCCGTTTGTTCGCTGCGTCCTGATTGGAGGCAAGGGAGAGGAAGCCCTTGCGCAGGATATTGCCAGACGGATGCGGTATGAGCCGATTGTCCTGTCAGGAAGAACCACCATACGGGAATTAATGGGAGTGTTGACACGCTGCTCCGTCTTGGTTACCAACGACACGGGACCCATGCATGTGGCCCAGGCTCTTGGGGTACCGGTCGCGGCGATTTTTGGTTCAACGGATCCCTCCACGACAAGTCCTCATGGGCAATTCAGTGGCGTGGTGACGGCATCGGTTCGATGTGCACCCTGTTTATTACGCGCCTGCCCGATTGATCATCGTTGCATGACCCAAGTGTCCGTTGAGCAGGTTGTGGAGGTCGCGCTGTCTCAAATCAGGATGCCATCGGGCTATGGGAACGAGGGTCGGATCAGAGGGCATGTTGGATGA
- a CDS encoding D-glycero-alpha-D-manno-heptose-1,7-bisphosphate 7-phosphatase, producing MRNDSAARGTAVFLDRDGTLNHDTGYVTSPQQLVLFSGVPEAIARLNHLGVMVLLVTNQSAIGRGMMTIEGLESIHERLAELIRPYGARIDGIFFCPHHPQDGCGCRKPKAGLIQEAITRFALDVSQCYLVGDKRSDLEAAYAASVPGVLVMTSSYSADVVRAREAGQVPIAYVADSFVHAVDWIEQQIMNRDNRIRQNR from the coding sequence ATGAGAAATGATTCTGCGGCACGGGGTACGGCCGTGTTTTTGGATCGGGATGGCACCTTGAACCACGATACGGGGTATGTCACTTCTCCCCAACAATTGGTTTTGTTTTCCGGAGTCCCTGAAGCCATCGCCCGATTAAACCACTTAGGGGTTATGGTGCTTCTGGTCACCAATCAATCGGCTATTGGTCGGGGAATGATGACCATCGAGGGGTTGGAATCGATCCATGAGAGGCTGGCCGAGTTGATTCGTCCCTATGGAGCCAGGATTGATGGTATTTTCTTCTGTCCTCATCATCCTCAAGACGGATGTGGATGTCGAAAGCCCAAAGCGGGTTTAATTCAAGAAGCGATCACTCGATTTGCTCTCGATGTATCGCAGTGTTATCTGGTCGGGGACAAACGCAGTGATTTGGAGGCGGCCTACGCCGCCTCGGTACCCGGTGTCCTGGTCATGACGAGTTCGTATAGTGCGGATGTGGTGAGGGCGAGAGAGGCGGGACAGGTGCCGATTGCGTATGTCGCGGACAGCTTTGTTCATGCCGTGGACTGGATAGAACAGCAGATCATGAACCGAGACAACCGAATCAGGCAAAACCGATGA